CGGCCTCGCCGGATGtcatcatcattcttcttctGACAGTGTCAATTGGGTATGATGCAAGACCAGCACCATTGGTGATGAGCCATCCAAGAGCAAAGCTAGCAAAGAAGCTATCCTGCAATAGTACAGAGAGAAAGCAATATTTCAGCTAAAGATTGTGGTGGTGAGAATCAATTATATGAACAATGCTATCACAATCTACAATAAAATCATATATTAtcaaaagatagtgaaaatttgAATAACTGTCAGGCTCCGCAGTGTAAGatccaatataaattaaaaagctTCCAAATCACGGCCTGCAAGAAGAGTTGTAATCCTCTAACGTCGGTAAATGTAGGTGATTAAGTGATGGAGTAACCGCTATGAACCACTCATAAGCTATTGACTTCAAGGTTGTTACCCCCTCACTTCACCCCTTTACAAATTTTCACTCGAGAATCTAAACTCAACCAACATAGTTAACAACAACAGGGAACTGGTTAAACCAAACATCACAGAAAAGAACGATAGTGCAGCATGAACACTAACCTGCAGGCTTCCGGTGAGAAGAACTGGCTTCAGGGAATCATACATTCCAAAATAGAGACCACGGTAGACAATGATTCCAACACAGGAGATGTTAAAACCACGATAAAGCCCAGCAACACCATCAGAAGCCAAAGTCTTCCTGTATACATCAACAAGGCCATTGAATTGTCTTTCTCCACCCTTCTTTGCGGCCTTTGCATCGTTAGCAAGACGGGTACGGGCATAGTCGAGGGAGTAAACAAACAAAAGGGATGAAGCACCAGCAGCACCTCCAGAGGCCAAGTTTCCAGCAAACCATTTCCAGTAACCATCTCTGTCCTTCTTGAAGTTGAAAAGCCTCTTGAAGTAATCCTTGAATGCAAAGTTCAAGGCCTGCGGAATTCAAATTGCAAATTTAACGTTATGAAACAAGAAATAATAGCAGTTGATGGAACTGAAAAACAAATGAATGAAATAACTAACCTGAGTTGGGAAATAACGGATGACATTGGCAGTGTTACCTCTCCATAGGGAAATCACACCCTCATCGGCCATAGTTCTCTTAAAACAGTCACCAATTCCCTTGTAGGGCTCTGAGAGCCTACCTGACTTAATCATCTCATCCTGATTCTGGATCAAGAGCTTAACCCTTTCAATTGGAGCAGCAGCAGTTTTGGAGACTGCAGCAGAAACACCACCCATGAGAAAGTCGATAAGGAAGTTTCCTTTCTCTGCTGGAGCTGCGACAAAAACAGGGGAGGCTGTTGCTGTAACGGCACTCAAATCAGTAGTAGCACTACATGCCGGCATCATTGGGTACTGCAACCCTGCATTTGTGTAACTCCCGAATGCACGCCTTTGGTACAAAGCACGCTGGGGGAAGGCTCCATTATAGCTCCTGATATCGGATGATGGGTTGGAGCGGAGATGGAGCTGTCCAGCAACCTTCTCCATGATTGTTGGATGCTGAACCTGATCAACCATGGTGGATTTCctggaaaataaattaatcataGCATCCATGTCAAATATATGCAATTAGTAACCGAATTTACTAAACCACTCGTATCCAGAACAACCACCCGAACAAAGTATTTACATCATATTGCTATCTATGAGGAACATCATACAAGCGATACAGGTAGAACAGAGTTATCTATACCATTGTTACCACCACAAAAATCAAAGATACCCCTAAAACATTAAAGGGTAACTGCatctatttgtaaataaaaattatccCGATAGGGTAACTGtatatatttgtaaaaaaattatcCCGATGTGTTATTAGCCTCAAACtgttaaatcttttaaattatacCAAAACCATAGATTTAAATTATACAAAACCATAGATTATAAATCACAACTGTCAAATACAGTAACAGTACCAATACTCTATGAAAACAAGGgtactaaattataaaaaaagtagaatgtttatatatatatgaaaatacaGTCTAAGTTCCAAGAAATTCTCAATCTCTATTTATAAATCACATGTAAGATACAGTAGTACAAAGCATAAAAGACTCCAGGGATTTCATATAAACACGAGCTACAAAAGATCACATAACGAAGGATGCAATTACAATAATATATAAGGGACTttcaagtttgaaaaaaaaacatGGCACCATAGTGACATAAGCCAATCTACGACTGAAAGCGACGTTTCCACCAATAATAATTACCCAATAGAAAAACCACACTATGCGAGACGGAGATCACAATAAAAACACAGACGAAAACAAAAGCCAATTAGATCTAGCCATCTtgaaatatcaaaataaataaaaatcaaaattaataaagaGCCAATAATCAAATCATAATTCAtatgaaacataaaaaaaattgtataaaatataaaaacaaaagcaAGGACCTTTTCCACCAACGCGGTACGGAAACAGATCTAGATCACAGATCAAGGTCAGCACGAATCAGATCGAAGAAAACTAAGACACGGATCTATCATTTAACAATGAAACAGTAACCAAAACGTACACAAAACACATCTAAACCCcgtaaaaagaaaattttgataaaacGGTGGGTCTCGCTCATACACTGACAGATCTGAAGAGCTAACATGTTAAGGGAAAAGAGAGTGAGAGAAGAAAAAACAAGAACAACACGAAGATTTTCGGATCTGAAAGAGTGTGTGTGAACCGAATAGAAATGGAGGTTTGGGAGTTTAGCTTTACCTTTCACAAACAGAGGGAAATGAGATTGCGAAAGGAATGGGATGAGAGAGGAGATTTTTGCGGAGGCGTGCGTGCTTTGAACGAAGCAAAATCGCTCAACAGAATACCATTTTATATGCGAATGTAGGAGGGGAACATGTGGGTGGGTCCCATTAGGGCACACGTGTAACACTATTATTGAGCCATGTCAGAAGGGATCCATACTAGTGGGATGATGTTTGGTTGTATGCTCCAAGAGCAAGAAATTTTCCATACTCCATGAGCGTATATCACCGTCCGAATATGTTTGGATTTAAGAAGAGAAAtagggattttttatttaaataaataaaaaaatgcattaattactgaaataaataattttaaaaaatttatcgtTTTGCGTTTTTCagttatatctcgtttacactcgTTTACAAAAGTTGTTTATACATGAGTTGTGTCTCACTAGTTATAAAAGAATGTATAATCTTTGGTATTCTTCACAAACTTTTCGTATCATATTCCTCACAAATACAAGGCATGGCCAGTAGTAATTCTTACATAGTTGTGCTTGTGTATCCCAATTGCCGCATGTTTAACGGCGACAACGGGGTCACATTTAAGTGCGAGGATCCGATATTGTTTCGCACCCAACGTGTGAATACGTTGTCAAATTTGAAGAGTTTGATACTGAGCAAGCTCGGAGGTACATTGGCTAGAGAAATCGGAAGGGTGGCGTATAGGTTACTGGCCCCATGGGTAATGGAGTCTTTGAATTTCGACTATTCCGACTTCAAGGGGACGAGCATGTGCGAGTGATGTTCAATATGCATGGGAGGATCATGGTGGAGCAAGTAATGGAGCTGTCTACAGAGGTGGGGGCACAACGGCGGTGGTCCTTCTATACACTTGACGTATGTGTATGACGACCGACCTCTCGCACCACCGCCCATTCATGTTGCCGTTCCAGTGGATGAGGCGGAGGAGGGTGAGGAGGAGTCGGATGAGGATTACGTGGCGAATAGTGGTGATAGCGAATCGTCCGATGGTGGGGATGAGAATGAGTGTGTTCCGGAGACACCCGTTCCGACTGCCCCCCACCATGTCCTGCCTCCCCCTCTTTCGATACCGACGCTTTCGGCAGTTCCGTCTCACTATCACAGTCTGGATTTGGACGCCATGCAGGAGAGGACTCCGTTTCTTGACACGGGTGAAGAGGATTACAACCTAGACAGCAGTGTAGAGTTTTGGGTCGAACACAAGTTTAGAAGCTGAGAGGCAGTGCTTCAAggtgtgaagaactacagtattcgGATGAGTTCGGAGTACCGAGTGATAGAATCAGACcggttaaagtaccatgtgcagtgCCGTCAAGCTGATAATGGGTGTCAATGGAGCCTCTGTGTGGCTCTTCGACAGAACCTCGGATACTGGTAATATTAAGTTTATGCGTGCCTTTCAATACTTCATTATGATATACTTAGTAGGTGTACAAAGTGCCTAAAAAAATACTGTGTTGTTGTGTTCAGGGAGGTTCAGAGGGTTGGTTGAGTGCATAGTTATCTAGCACCCACCATGTCTCAAGACCATCGTCAACTAGACAGCAGTCtgataggggtgtgcatgggccgggtgaaaccgggtttgacgTGACCCAGACCCGGCCCGAAATATGTACCGGGCCTATTTATGAGACCCGAACtcgaccctaaacccgatgaaacctatacccTTTCGGACCACGACTATACTGGGTGAAAATCGGGCCATTCACATTACCTTaccttttctaaaattaaaacataaccacaatcaatactaatattgtctaatagtactaaatatttaagtcaatacaaacaacacaatattatgcattagtcttaaatttttgtaTCCTTATCTTCTTCATTAACTTGTGGTTCAGCAGGAATTGTGGCGGCATCAATAGCAGAAGCAGCAGGATTTTTAGCAGAAGCAACAGGATTTTGAGCTTCAATTTTCATTCTTATATTCTACTCAATCATAAAGATAGAAACCTTATAATAATGCATGAAGAACAAaacaataatcaactaaataatcAACTAATGCATGAAGACCAAAACATTAATCAATAATCAGTAAACAATAATCAACTAAACAATAATTAGTAAACACCAAATGCATAAATAATTTAACATCTCTAAATTCACAATAATCAAAGTTCACAATAATAAAGAACCAACACCCACAAGTTTCATGAATGCATGAGGGATTGATCTCAAGGGAAATGCTGTTGAcctcacaaaaaaaaaaggaaaaaatcaatAAGGACTGCAAGTCTACAACgacaaaaatgaataaaaaattgctTCTCACTAGCACATCACAAAATTACAACACCCTTGACGTTCTATCCTTTGTCGTTTACAACTTTACCCCACAACCTTAATCAGAATTCtaataatcaaaatcaacaaCCACATTCCTAAATTCGcaaatttttataatcaaattatcaaaatcccTAATCCCTAATCAGAATATTAACTAAATAACAAAATTAACTGTTTACTTGAGAAGAAGACCGGAGAAGAGAGCGGCAGAAAGAGAAGGACTAGCAGAGAAGCAGGAAAGAAGACGACCGGGCCAAGCACAGATGCGACACGTCACGAGAATCAGGACAGCACCATTGTCCCTCGAACGAACGGCTTCGCTAGAGACTCAAGACTGGGGTAGTGGGGTGAGACTGCCTGGTGCATGCTTGCTGGGAAGACGAGGACGGAGTAGCGGGCGACTGCGTGATGCGTGCTTGCTGCTGCTGGGAGTGCGTCGTCCGTGGCTGCTTGCTGGGAGACTGAGAATGGGCCGTGGGGATAGAAGATGAGGTCAGGGGTCACTGGGTCAGCGTCGGCGGTGGGAAGTGGCGGAGTGGAGACTGCCGAACTGGGGAGTGGGGAGTGGGGACGGAGGACTGGGCAAGTGAGGTTGAATGGCTGAGGGAGTGAGGTTGAATTTCTCAGATCTGAATGCATTAATGCCCTAACCCCTTTACCCCTTGATTCAAATTGTATGAGCGCATAAGTGAGTTACCGGGCCGCCGGGCCGGGTCCGGGTGACCCGAGCCATGGCCCAGTCTCAGTTTCACTAAGTTCTAAGGTTTCATTTTTTTCTCCCGAGTCAACCACGGGTCTCTTCGGGTCCGGGTCTTCATGACCCAAATTTCATTGGGTCCGGACTGGGTCTCAGGCCGGATCGGGCCGTGCTCACCCCTACAGTCTGATATGCTGGGTCATCTTGCCATTGATTCAATCCAACCCCTCTGTCAGCATTCTGGTTTTGCAAGGTGCGGTCCAAGCCAGCTATCACTTCAAACTGTCTTACAGAAAGGTGTGGATGGCCAAGTAGAAGGCAATTGCTCTGCTCCGCCTCTGTGCCGCCACCGGTGGCCTGGTACCAAGTAGCTGCTCCACCATCGCCCACGTCTCAGTGTCGTACCACCGACCGAAGTCACGAAGGCACCCCCCAATGGGTTCCTGTGTGCACGCAAGCCGAGGTGGTATGCCATGTCCTGCAAGGGGATAGTGACCTCACCCCACGGAAGATGAAACGTGTGCATCTCCGGACATCATCGCTCCACGAGTGCCGAAATCAGGAAATTGTCAAATGCAAAGTTCTTGAGCGGCACCGTGTCACCGAATCCAGCCTCAACCAGATACGGGATGATGGCGTCGGGTGGAGGAAGGGTATGGCTGACTCGCCGAGGCAATAGAAGGCGAGGCCTCTGtggaatgaaaaataaatttttaatctatACATACATAATAATACATTTTTCTACTCTACTAAGGAACAAAGTACTACTCCTACTTAGTAACATACTACCATGTGTCTACTCTACATTTATCTCTAATTTACTTATGTCGGTAAGCAAATCCTAATTAAGTAATACCAATCTTAGACAAGCAAATATTGTTCTAAATTCATCATACAGTCATAACCCTAAAGCATCTTACTCAGTGTTTGTCACTACGAGACTATCCTAGCAATGTCCACATACTTAGATTAATTGACCATAACGCAACTAACCTCAAAGTCGACCGCCCAGCGTAATGTGAAGTCTCATTTAGTCTGTTGATATCACCGTCGTTGCCTGCCTGGCATGCCATCACCGTCTCAGGCTCAGATATCGAAGGAAAAGGTTAAAAAAGGGGAGAAAGAGTTTGACTAGGTCAAAGTGGGGTCCAACAAATATGTGTAAACGACTTATACTTATAGGTGACCCTcagccttatctcgtttacagtataaacgagatacgtgtctatctcgtttacactgtaaatgagataaggtCTGTAAACGAGATAGACACGACACGGCTGAcactcgtttacagtgtaaacgagatatgactgGAAAACGCAAAAcggtaaattttttaaaaattatttatttcggtaattaatgaattttttatttatttaaataaaaaattcaaagaaatagagttcaaagaaattagaaatttgctttgataaataaaataaaaatatcaataaattactatttttatttgtgaAAGTTTTAAATGCTCACAAATTtatccataaaaaaattataattgtactcataaaagatgaattttgcatgataaaattatttaaacactaaaaaattatttaaaaattctaaattatctTTCCCTCTATTACTACTAtcatcctttctctctctctctccgaaCAACCACCAGCTATCACCCTCATCTTCGTCGCAGCGGTCAATTCTGTCTATCACAATCTTCATCGTGCTCCCCACTCCAAACAGTTGAATTTAAACCcaccaaaaaatatcttttttgttaCCCTCATTCGTCACCATCAGATCTAAACTACCACCGTCACCACAATACAACATTTTGAAAGTGAACCAAAATGCGAGCGACGAGGACCTGAAGAAAGCATATAAGAGACTTGTAATGATTTGGCACCCCGACAAGAACTCCTTTAACAGGTCGAACGCTGAGGACGAATTCAAACGTACCTCCGAAATATACGATGTTCTTAGCGACCCTCAGAAACTTCAGATCTATGATCTTTACCGTGAAGAGGCTTGCAAGTCTGGTCAGTTCTCCCGCTTTCACCGTCGTCGTCATTATCATTCGTTCTActattcttctttctcttcttcgcaCCCTTATCAGAACGGGAATgcacaccaacaccaccaccaccagaaccCTGGCATGTCGCCATCATCCTTTCGATTTAATCCCTGCGATGCTAACGATATTTTCGCCGAAATCTTTGACAGCGAAGGAGCTGATGTAGACAGTAGTGGGTGTGGTTGAGAATGTGTTGCTGTGCAACTTGGAAGAACTATCTTCTTGATAGTATGTGATACTTTTAGGTAAATAAGAATCAATTTTAAACCCTAACCCTCAAGATAAGTCTGGAATGTAGTGAGGGGTGGTTGGGATTGCCAACAGTGACGAAGATGAGGGTGGTGACTGGTGGTTGGTGAGAAAGTGGATAATAGATTGTTGTTGAAGATATAGATAGAGGAAGAGAAAAAAAGCAGGTGATGGTAGTAGTGATAAAAGAagagtaatttaaaaattttaatttttttttttagtgtttgAATAAGAATAATATTgtcatataaaatttatttttcataggtacaattataatatttttttatgtgaatAGATTTGTTAACGTTTAAAATTTTTGTGAGTAAAAACGATAATTTACTCTAAAAATATAGAAATTGATAACCCCACCCTTACTTTATTGCACTTtaatatcttatttcaaaaagtttatttttatgaatatataCCACTATACCACCAATGATATATTTCGAAAAGAAAATTTTCAGTTTTTCACCGTAGCAATCATATTCATGATAAAATTCAGTTTATAGCAAGCAggactcaaataaaaaatattgacaaattagttaaattattcaattttttagtgattaatttatttaaaataataaaacacaacaaataatttttttataaaaaaatatattttagaaccATTTACGTAAACAAATGATCTTGAGTAAGATATTATCCAATTGTTCTAATGTCAAAAGATTACATTTtgatcttgtttgatttttatataatctatTAGAGAGTTTTGCAGAATAGCCATTTGAATCTAATCAATTGGgattttatggattagtgagTAATAATAATTCAACGTAATCCATTTGAGAGAAAAACgaattatttgtttttaatttctatgCATAATTTAAGAAAGACagtaataaattatgaaaaaaaataattaatttgagaaAGCATAAATATAGTTTAAATATGAGTGTATTGAacgaattaaatttttaatatatatatatatatatattataattttgtgtataaatatttgtatcaaaaaattaaggaaaagtctaggggtcaGCAATTCTATTGAATTATGGCcggcatgtaaccagcagagaaaggtgagtcattggatgaaatttcacacaaatctcacaccatcaaatcatcattgatggctagttgatggctaacaatcacaaaagttACTGTACCCTAGCATTGCTCAAAAATTAATTCGTTCAACACACTTACATTCAAGCTATATTTATGTTCTCTCAAACcaactctccctctctctttatAATTCATTGCTGCCTTCTATAAATTATGCATAGAAGCTAAAATTAAGTGATTCACTGAAGTCTTCTTAGTTCGCTTTTCACTCTAGTGGATTATATCAGATTATTGTTTTCAAATAATCTATGAAACCATTTAGCAGATTATGTTAAAATGGTTAATATGTGAACCCTCTAacgaattatataaaaatcaaacagGACAAAATATAATCCTCCAATTAAGTAATATCTTACTCAAAATAATTTGTTTGTGCAAATTATCAtacattttatataaataaatatattattttattacattCCGATCGATATACAAACTATTTTTCCAATACAATGTTACATCACGCGTTTTTTGTTCAACAAATTTCTCCTATTTGGTTTTAAATTGAGATTCATGACCAAGCTCAGTTTATTTTTTCTCATGTTAATCTCTACTCCAATTTTTATGTATCAAGTAGCACATAATAATTATTTGTAATCAGAGTACAAATGGACCtatattaattcttaattaaaaaatGGTAAAGATACCATTTttcttctattgttattttatttttctcttatcaTTCTATTATTTCAACTCTCAAATCACTACAATTACCACTATAACTTttacaattataattttattgttatctaaaaaaaatcataatagaaAAAAGGATATTCTTAGAGAAATTTTGATCCgaaaataaaaataggataaaataaaatatttaaaaaataaaatattttaaatattaaaaacgaaATTAAGACTTAACACACCTAAATATTAAGAACTAAAATAGTATTTTAccataaaaatttttaacatttaattaaattttagaatgTATAAGTACTAAAGATATCCTTCTTTTTTCCAACAGAGGGGACCAAATTTGGTTCCCATTATAATctcatttatttaattaattaaaataaatataaattaatatatagttattaattttttataacatgctataatattttatttaaaatttagatagaacaaaatatttaattttttgaaataatattattaaaatttataaatttaaaattcataattaaaaaaataattatgtaggacaaaaactaaaattagaaaatttaaccTTTGAAGTTAATAATGTgataattaacaacaataaaaataaaatatacaataaatatatatatatttcactgAAATTGTGCATAATTAGGCTTCTAGCACCATTTTCAACTTAAGAACAAAAATGAAActacaaataaattattattagaaagaTTTTGTGCATATACATTTAAAGCAGCTAAAtgacaaatagaaaaaaaagtgttTCAGatcaaaagttttttattttagtattaacaTGCAGAGATGAATAAGTAAGTAAAagtgaataaaaaagaaaagagaacatACTTACAAAGcgaaatataaaaaaagaaaaaaatgtcgaAAAGTAATAGAAACGGAATAAGCGAGTTCTTTGTTCTTAATATGTAGAAAATGAAATAGTAGAAAATAAAGTAGTTGCTGGTAAAAATCTGAATTGCAGagagataattaaaaaaatcaaccaaaatttggAGTTCTTGTCCTTTCTATTCCTCTCAACAAATTGTTTTCTTgtcctttctttgttttttttgtttctctcAAAATGTTTCCTAATCTCAAAATCTCACCACCAATTACTCTTACAATATAAAGTCATAGATATATTTAATTGGTGTTATgaaaaacaattaaaagaaatagaagagatcaTATTAGAAGGCTTTAATTTAGAGggcattaatatatatatatatatatatatatatatatatatatatatatatatatatatatatatatatatatatatatatatatgattaattaAAAGATTCAACATTCTtgcaacataaaaataattaattaagagtgAAATAGCAAGAATAAAGATAATGATATATATACCTCTAGTTGTCATGAAAAAGCTTTCGAGATCTAATTGTTGTTGAAGTGCTTCTCTAATTTAAATCCTACTGCAAATTTAGGaagcattttaaaaatataaccaTTTATATTTCTCAGCATAATCATTTTATTTGGACTTGAGGCAAAATGAAGCAGCATTACCTCTTCATATCAAGATGAAGTTGTTGATGTTGAAGATTCTCTATGTGGATTTT
This region of Arachis hypogaea cultivar Tifrunner chromosome 8, arahy.Tifrunner.gnm2.J5K5, whole genome shotgun sequence genomic DNA includes:
- the LOC112707478 gene encoding ADP,ATP carrier protein 1, mitochondrial, with product MVDQVQHPTIMEKVAGQLHLRSNPSSDIRSYNGAFPQRALYQRRAFGSYTNAGLQYPMMPACSATTDLSAVTATASPVFVAAPAEKGNFLIDFLMGGVSAAVSKTAAAPIERVKLLIQNQDEMIKSGRLSEPYKGIGDCFKRTMADEGVISLWRGNTANVIRYFPTQALNFAFKDYFKRLFNFKKDRDGYWKWFAGNLASGGAAGASSLLFVYSLDYARTRLANDAKAAKKGGERQFNGLVDVYRKTLASDGVAGLYRGFNISCVGIIVYRGLYFGMYDSLKPVLLTGSLQDSFFASFALGWLITNGAGLASYPIDTVRRRMMMTSGEAVKYKSSMDAFAQILKNEGAKSLFKGAGANILRAVAGAGVLAGYDKLQVIVFGKKYGSGGA